In Microbacterium laevaniformans, a single window of DNA contains:
- a CDS encoding sensor histidine kinase — protein MTADGVYAAHAKKNDRLTSWWRGISLRAKVTGVTVAVLTGGLLVAGFGTAVFLRNAQIAERDQSISQTVTLDQASSLLNVAVVDGVAKFEPADYPPLTSFYIAVYGPDGTRLATGGPPSDNPPVFPTTFGLDSTLMQGTTPFDLTSADGKTTFHAAVDILQIPGARENNVQLLALPLTPVNQTVASFVGIYTILALMTILVSALLTRWLVTLAFRSLGQVEQTAMSIARGDFGQRMGDIAPGTEVGKLKTAINAMLDRVDQALGQRDATVLQMRRFIGDASHELRTPLVTVRGYAELYRMGAISGDEQTAQSMERIEKEAIRMGGLVEDLLALARLDERRDIVVAPVDLRPIARDAVLDARATSPERTVSFIDDDPRPAVLRPASAPPTASAPTRRRPPTAAIGALLRRRPRADGETVTAPSPAPAMPLPSEREPIVLGDENRIRQVVANLLGNARRYTPAGSPIELAVGVDEPGGMGWISVIDHGEGIAPQLREKIFQRFWRADTSRTRETGGSGLGLSIVASVVDALHGSIVVSETPGGGATFRVAFPLAQRRDAAEHLFIETQPLPRLHIDS, from the coding sequence ATGACGGCGGACGGCGTGTACGCGGCACACGCGAAGAAGAACGACCGCCTCACCTCGTGGTGGCGCGGCATCAGCCTGCGGGCCAAGGTCACGGGCGTCACCGTGGCCGTGCTGACCGGCGGACTGCTCGTCGCCGGGTTCGGTACGGCGGTGTTCCTGCGCAACGCCCAGATCGCCGAGCGCGACCAGTCGATCAGCCAGACGGTGACGCTCGATCAGGCCAGCAGTCTGCTCAACGTCGCGGTCGTCGACGGGGTCGCCAAATTCGAGCCCGCCGACTATCCGCCGCTGACATCCTTCTACATCGCCGTCTACGGGCCCGACGGCACGAGGCTGGCCACCGGAGGCCCGCCGTCCGACAATCCGCCGGTGTTCCCGACCACGTTCGGTCTCGACAGCACCCTCATGCAGGGAACGACTCCGTTCGATCTCACCTCGGCCGACGGCAAGACGACCTTCCATGCCGCCGTCGACATCCTGCAGATCCCGGGAGCACGCGAGAACAACGTCCAGCTGCTCGCCCTGCCGTTGACGCCCGTGAATCAGACGGTGGCGAGCTTCGTCGGCATCTACACGATTCTGGCGCTCATGACGATCCTGGTGAGCGCCCTGCTCACCCGCTGGCTCGTCACGCTGGCGTTCCGGAGCCTCGGGCAGGTGGAGCAGACGGCGATGTCCATCGCGCGGGGCGACTTCGGCCAGCGCATGGGCGACATCGCTCCCGGCACCGAAGTCGGCAAGCTCAAGACGGCGATCAACGCCATGCTCGACCGCGTGGATCAGGCGCTCGGCCAGCGCGACGCCACCGTGCTGCAGATGCGACGCTTCATCGGCGACGCCAGTCATGAACTGCGCACACCCCTGGTGACCGTGCGCGGATACGCCGAGCTGTACCGGATGGGCGCCATCTCGGGCGACGAGCAGACGGCGCAATCGATGGAACGCATCGAGAAAGAGGCCATCCGCATGGGCGGCCTCGTCGAAGACCTGCTCGCCCTCGCCCGCCTCGACGAGCGCCGTGACATCGTCGTCGCTCCCGTAGACCTGCGCCCGATCGCCCGCGACGCGGTGCTGGATGCGCGCGCGACCTCGCCGGAACGGACCGTCTCGTTCATCGACGACGACCCACGCCCGGCGGTGCTGCGTCCGGCATCCGCGCCGCCGACGGCCAGCGCCCCGACGCGTCGACGGCCCCCGACCGCGGCGATCGGTGCACTGCTGCGACGCCGGCCGCGCGCCGACGGCGAGACGGTCACGGCACCTTCCCCCGCCCCTGCGATGCCCCTACCCTCCGAGCGGGAACCCATCGTCCTGGGCGACGAGAACCGCATCCGTCAGGTCGTCGCGAACCTGCTCGGCAACGCGCGCCGGTACACGCCGGCGGGCTCGCCCATCGAGCTCGCCGTGGGCGTCGACGAACCCGGTGGAATGGGATGGATCTCGGTCATCGATCACGGCGAAGGCATCGCTCCGCAGCTGCGGGAGAAGATCTTCCAGCGGTTCTGGCGCGCCGACACCTCGCGCACGCGTGAGACGGGCGGCTCCGGCCTGGGGCTGTCGATCGTGGCGTCGGTGGTCGACGCGCTGCACGGATCGATCGTGGTCAGCGAGACGCCCGGCGGCGGCGCCACTTTCCGCGTCGCGTTCCCGCTCGCGCAGCGCCGCGACGCCGCGGAGCATCTCTTCATCGAGACGCAGCCCCTGCCTCGGCTGCACATCGACTCCTGA
- a CDS encoding WXG100 family type VII secretion target: MTAFSVDSEAVLSATGAIRATADRLQSETAAMLGQLTQLQGAWTGSAAVAFQGLVDRWRAAQTELESALGDIGTALGHAGAQYAQTESAAASMFR; the protein is encoded by the coding sequence ATGACCGCGTTCAGTGTGGACTCGGAAGCCGTACTCAGTGCCACCGGGGCGATTCGCGCCACCGCCGATCGCCTGCAGTCAGAGACCGCCGCGATGCTCGGCCAACTCACCCAGCTCCAGGGTGCGTGGACGGGCAGCGCGGCCGTTGCCTTCCAAGGGTTGGTCGATCGGTGGCGGGCCGCACAGACCGAGCTGGAGAGCGCGCTCGGAGACATCGGCACCGCGCTGGGGCACGCCGGCGCACAGTATGCGCAGACCGAGAGCGCCGCCGCGAGCATGTTCCGCTGA